A region of Maridesulfovibrio sp. DNA encodes the following proteins:
- a CDS encoding glycosyltransferase: MNIAFVNSTHKWGGVKSWVVSFAEQLKLRGNNVYIWGRQPAFVEKCRDKAGHGEKTWFGPDFNPVAIAKFIYEFKIKKIDAVIINVGKDLTTAGVAAKILGIPLIQRIGLPEDIPYTKKVDFLHNWIKPHFLCPCEYIRDGFVDSLPYIKKEDTEVILNGKIYSEHELTVNRPLTFICTSQLNKGKGHEDVLNALARLRFDFRCIILGTGNIEKELHALCNSLGLSEKIEWVGFTKDVSGYLRRADVFVLPSYFEGLPNTLLEAMAEGLLPISRDVGGICEVWPDYFNEFLLPFESGPAEFEAAFEKVLDMADEQILTAKELARNNCKEHFFLPGKVEELEKWLLHDVIRNKNKS, translated from the coding sequence ATGAATATTGCGTTTGTAAACTCTACCCATAAATGGGGTGGAGTAAAATCATGGGTCGTAAGTTTCGCGGAACAGCTTAAACTTCGCGGAAACAATGTTTATATCTGGGGCAGGCAGCCTGCATTCGTGGAGAAATGCCGGGATAAGGCAGGACACGGAGAAAAAACATGGTTCGGTCCTGATTTTAATCCAGTTGCAATTGCTAAATTTATTTATGAATTTAAAATCAAAAAGATAGATGCAGTAATTATTAATGTAGGTAAGGATCTCACCACTGCCGGTGTTGCAGCAAAGATTCTGGGTATCCCCTTGATTCAAAGGATAGGTTTACCGGAAGATATCCCTTACACCAAAAAAGTTGATTTTTTGCACAACTGGATCAAACCGCATTTTTTATGTCCTTGTGAATATATACGTGACGGCTTTGTGGACAGTCTTCCATATATAAAAAAGGAAGATACCGAAGTTATTTTGAATGGAAAGATTTATTCCGAGCACGAACTTACAGTGAACAGGCCGTTGACCTTTATCTGCACTTCTCAGTTGAACAAAGGCAAAGGTCATGAGGATGTGCTCAACGCGCTCGCCAGACTCCGCTTTGATTTCAGGTGCATTATTCTCGGTACCGGAAATATTGAAAAAGAGCTTCATGCTTTATGCAATTCATTGGGATTGTCTGAGAAAATAGAGTGGGTAGGCTTCACCAAAGATGTCTCCGGGTATCTGCGCAGGGCTGATGTGTTTGTGCTGCCTTCATATTTTGAAGGACTGCCCAATACTCTGCTGGAAGCCATGGCGGAAGGATTGCTCCCTATTTCAAGAGATGTGGGTGGAATTTGTGAAGTCTGGCCTGATTATTTCAATGAGTTCCTGCTGCCGTTTGAATCAGGACCAGCCGAATTTGAAGCAGCCTTTGAAAAGGTGCTTGATATGGCGGATGAGCAGATTCTTACAGCAAAAGAATTAGCCCGCAATAACTGTAAAGAGCATTTTTTTCTGCCAGGAAAAGTTGAAGAACTGGAAAAATGGCTTTTGCATGATGTAATTCGTAATAAAAATAAAAGTTAA
- a CDS encoding transporter substrate-binding domain-containing protein — protein MIRKQTLIIILIVVLMLCFAVSAKAKKITILVDTWPPYNFKINNKIVGISTELVEAALQKTKLNYELVLYPFKRALITVQKNPNTMLYTVARIPQRENMFAWIGPLHPRKVYLFKLKRRTDIHIAGVEDIKKYHTGALSGGSVEQFFITHGFHEGDYYLVSKSDQLLKMLFKKRIDLIPGDPLDLAYQMKLLGLKYSELEKVYMLSDEGGYYMVANKNTPDAIITMIQKSLDEIIATGLREEIINKYLK, from the coding sequence ATGATCCGCAAGCAAACATTAATCATAATCTTAATAGTAGTTTTAATGCTTTGTTTTGCAGTAAGTGCAAAAGCTAAAAAAATAACTATTCTGGTAGATACATGGCCTCCATATAACTTTAAGATAAATAATAAAATTGTCGGAATAAGTACGGAACTGGTAGAGGCAGCATTACAAAAGACCAAGCTTAATTACGAACTTGTATTATATCCATTTAAACGAGCCTTAATTACAGTACAAAAAAATCCAAACACAATGCTCTATACAGTGGCACGTATTCCGCAACGCGAAAATATGTTTGCATGGATTGGTCCCCTACACCCCAGAAAAGTATACCTTTTCAAATTGAAAAGAAGGACAGACATACATATTGCTGGAGTAGAAGATATTAAGAAATATCATACTGGAGCTCTTTCAGGCGGCTCTGTTGAACAATTTTTTATCACCCATGGCTTTCATGAAGGAGACTACTACTTAGTCAGCAAGTCAGATCAATTATTGAAAATGCTCTTCAAAAAACGAATTGATCTCATCCCGGGCGATCCTTTAGATTTAGCCTATCAAATGAAACTGTTGGGGCTTAAATATTCAGAACTTGAAAAAGTGTATATGCTATCTGATGAAGGCGGTTATTACATGGTAGCAAATAAAAATACTCCAGATGCAATCATCACAATGATACAGAAATCTCTAGACGAAATAATAGCAACAGGTCTCAGAGAAGAAATAATTAATAAATATTTAAAATGA
- a CDS encoding MarC family protein — MKEYIQAVVTILALINPLVCMEIFTDCVSGIPPEQKVKEALKALTATGAVLFASAFFGMAVLKNLGISMAAFSCAGGGILAWIGANMLTPDRNAPSAIATRDSKDISLSPLILFAASPGTITAVITIAATHNRHDMPVTAVAGVAVALVVLAAALLSAAKFSKVENKKSGMREIISSYMGVLIIAMGIQFILSGINEFSK, encoded by the coding sequence ATGAAAGAATACATTCAAGCAGTAGTAACAATACTTGCCCTGATCAACCCACTGGTATGCATGGAAATCTTCACTGACTGTGTATCCGGGATACCGCCTGAGCAAAAAGTAAAGGAAGCACTGAAGGCGCTTACAGCAACAGGCGCAGTGCTATTCGCATCAGCTTTTTTCGGCATGGCTGTATTAAAAAACCTCGGCATATCCATGGCAGCTTTTTCCTGTGCAGGCGGTGGTATTCTTGCGTGGATCGGTGCAAATATGCTTACACCAGACCGTAATGCACCAAGTGCTATAGCTACCAGAGACAGTAAAGACATATCATTATCCCCACTCATACTTTTTGCAGCCAGTCCCGGAACTATTACCGCGGTAATAACAATTGCAGCCACGCACAACAGGCACGACATGCCCGTAACGGCAGTTGCCGGGGTGGCAGTTGCACTTGTAGTTCTAGCGGCTGCACTACTGTCTGCAGCAAAATTTTCAAAAGTAGAAAACAAGAAAAGCGGAATGCGGGAGATAATTTCCAGCTATATGGGAGTATTGATTATCGCCATGGGAATTCAATTTATCCTCAGCGGTATAAATGAATTCTCGAAGTAG
- a CDS encoding diguanylate cyclase produces MMDQLDMRTMLLVGAMVCLTLAMVMTYYSFARKTYRGFQYWTAGIVSIGLGAVLVSMRRVLPAFVSIVIGNFLIILMPYLLTQGLAVFLNIKWKLSKLNAAALGLFFLGFAWWTYIKPDLHARIIGLSLVMAFFFGQALYLTTKKMPSILKTQEWSLTVALVISTISSLFRFAVTILSTQKIGFLNNSGALQSTALMMIIISVVASACSILILNSHRMEKDLKDAKTKIEKLANIDELSNLFNRRYFNQKLEQEFKRHQRSASSLSLIMLDIDCFKLYNDTYGHQSGDQCIQEVSAILKDSGSRPSDIAARYGGEEFVLLLPDTDTTGAQKVAKTIQKKLKAKSIPHKASTVADVVTLTFGIATIIPDRTTSPESIIKLADQYLYKGKENGKDQIKLYCS; encoded by the coding sequence ATGATGGATCAACTGGACATGCGAACAATGTTGCTGGTGGGGGCTATGGTCTGCCTCACACTGGCGATGGTAATGACGTATTATTCTTTTGCCCGGAAGACATATCGCGGATTCCAATACTGGACAGCAGGGATAGTTAGCATCGGCTTAGGCGCTGTCCTTGTCTCCATGCGAAGAGTTCTACCTGCCTTTGTATCAATCGTAATTGGAAACTTTCTGATTATCTTGATGCCTTACCTGCTCACCCAAGGCTTAGCTGTTTTTTTAAACATAAAATGGAAACTATCCAAACTTAACGCAGCAGCTTTAGGCCTGTTTTTTTTGGGATTTGCATGGTGGACATACATAAAGCCGGACCTGCATGCCAGAATAATAGGTCTAAGTCTGGTAATGGCCTTTTTTTTCGGACAAGCTTTATACCTTACCACAAAAAAGATGCCGTCTATATTAAAAACACAAGAATGGTCTTTAACTGTAGCACTAGTAATATCTACCATATCTTCATTATTCAGATTTGCTGTAACAATACTGAGCACTCAAAAAATAGGATTTTTGAATAACTCCGGAGCACTTCAATCAACAGCCCTAATGATGATTATCATAAGTGTTGTAGCAAGTGCATGTTCAATACTGATCTTGAATTCACACCGCATGGAAAAAGATCTTAAAGATGCTAAAACAAAAATAGAGAAACTAGCCAACATAGACGAACTGAGTAACCTATTCAACAGAAGATACTTTAATCAAAAGTTGGAACAAGAATTTAAACGACATCAAAGATCAGCATCTTCTTTATCTTTGATCATGCTGGATATCGATTGTTTCAAATTATACAATGACACATACGGACATCAATCAGGAGACCAATGTATCCAAGAGGTTTCCGCAATTTTAAAGGACTCAGGCTCTCGCCCCTCAGATATTGCTGCAAGATACGGAGGAGAAGAATTTGTTTTACTTTTACCGGATACCGATACAACCGGAGCTCAAAAAGTCGCAAAAACAATTCAAAAAAAATTGAAAGCCAAATCCATTCCACATAAGGCATCTACGGTAGCTGATGTTGTTACTTTAACTTTTGGAATCGCAACAATTATTCCAGACAGGACAACATCCCCGGAGTCTATTATAAAATTAGCTGATCAATATCTGTACAAAGGAAAAGAGAATGGAAAAGACCAAATTAAATTATACTGTTCTTAG